From a region of the Dunckerocampus dactyliophorus isolate RoL2022-P2 chromosome 20, RoL_Ddac_1.1, whole genome shotgun sequence genome:
- the LOC129173086 gene encoding elongation factor 1-alpha-like: MVKEKIHINIVVIGHVDSGKSTTTGHLIYKCGGIDKRAIEKFEKEAAEMGKGSFKYAWVLDKLKAERERGITIDIALWKFETTKYYVTVIDAPGHRDFIKNMITGTSQADCAVLIVAAGVGEFEAGISKNGQTREHALLAYTLGVKQLIVGVNKMDSTEPPYSQKRYEEITREVSIYIKKIGYNPTAVPFVPISGWHGDNMLETSDKMSWFKGWKIDRKEGNASGTTLFEALDAILPPSRPIEKPLRLPLQDVYKIGGIGTVPVGRVETGVLKPGMVVTFAPPALTTEVKSVEMHHESLAEALPGDNVGFNVKNVSVKEIRRGHVAGDSKNDPPKGADNFNAQVIVLNHPGQINAGYAPVLDCHTAHIACKFSELIEKIDRRSGKKLEDNPKFVKSGDAAIVKMIPSKPMVVEAFSSYPPLGRFAVRDMKQTVAVGVIKTVETKEVTGKVTKAAQKAQKK, translated from the exons ATGGTTAAGGAGAAAATCCACATCAACATCGTGGTCATCGGCCATGTTGACTCCGGCAAGTCCACCACCACCGGCCACCTCATCTACAAGTGCGGCGGCATCGACAAGAGAGCCATTGAGAAGTTCGAGAAGGAAGCCGCTGAG ATGGGCAAGGGCTCCTTCAAGTACGCCTGGGTGCTGGACAAACTGAAGGCGGAGCGTGAGCGTGGTATCACCATTGACATTGCTCTGTGGAAGTTTGAGACCACCAAGTACTACGTGACGGTCATTGACGCTCCTGGACACAGGGACTTCATCAAGAACATGATCACTGGCACCTCTCAG GCTGACTGCGCCGTGCTGATCGTCGCCGCCGGTGTCGGTGAGTTTGAGGCCGGCATCTCCAAGAACGGACAGACCCGTGAGCACGCCCTGCTGGCCTACACCCTCGGCGTGAAGCAGCTCATCGTTGGCGTCAACAAGATGGACTCCACTGAGCCCCCCTACAGCCAGAAGCGTTACGAGGAAATCACCAGGGAAGTCAGCATCTACATCAAGAAGATCGGATACAACCCCACTGCTGTTCCCTTCGTCCCCATCTCTGGGTGGCATGGAGACAACATGCTGGAGACCAGTGATAAG ATGAGCTGGTTCAAGGGCTGGAAGATTGATCGTAAAGAGGGTAACGCCAGCGGAACCACCCTGTTTGAGGCTCTGGATGCCATCCTTCCCCCTTCACGTCCCATTGAAAAGCCCCTTCGTCTACCCCTGCAGGATGTCTACAAAATTGGAG GTATCGGAACGGTCCCCGTCGGCCGTGTGGAGACTGGTGTGCTGAAGCCCGGCATGGTGGTCACCTTCGCTCCCCCTGCACTGACCACTGAGGTCAAGTCCGTGGAGATGCACCATGAGTCTCTGGCCGAGGCCTTACCTGGCGACAATGTGGGCTTCAACGTGAAGAACGTGTCCGTCAAGGAGATCCGTCGTGGTCACGTCGCTGGTGACAGCAAGAACGACCCACCCAAGGGTGCTGATAACTTCAACGCTCAG GTTATCGTCCTGAACCACCCTGGCCAGATCAACGCGGGCTACGCCCCCGTGCTGGACTGCCACACAGCTCACATTGCCTGCAAGTTCTCAGAGCTCATCGAGAAGATCGACCGCCGTTCTGGCAAGAAGCTTGAGGACAACCCCAAGTTTGTCAAGTCTGGAGACGCTGCCATCGTCAAAATGATTCCCTCGAAGCCCATGGTGGTGGAGGCCTTCTCTAGTTACCCTCCCCTTG GTCGTTTTGCTGTGCGCGACATGAAGCAGACGGTGGCTGTCGGTGTCATCAAGACTGTGGAGACCAAGGAAGTGACCGGAAAAGTAACCAAGGCCGCACAGAAGGCACAGAAGAAATGA